The genomic stretch TTGGTGACTCATGGTGCCATTTAGATCATACATATAGCTGGGAATTAAACAGAGTTCCATAAAAAGTGCAATAAAAGGCAGAATGGTATGTAAAATGCACTAAAACAAATTCTTAATGACTTAATTTGACTTCTTGTGTATCCAGTACAAGAAGATACTTTCTAACCAAGCAGACTCTTGAAACAAATGCCAGCTCGATTGAAAGGGAATGGAATGGTACATTAGGATTATGCAAGATTGCAAGTGCAAGCAGACATGTTCCGCTCCAAAAGGCATAGGACAGAATAAATATCACTTAGCAGAGAGCATGTAAAGACCTGTTCCACCGTAGCACGATCGGCCTTCTCATGGTTCCTTATTTTGCCAATTGATGTGTCCCTTATGCTGTCCCTGATTGCAGTCGTTACCGAATTTGACATCCCCACGTTCATTCTACCTTCCCACTCCTTATAAATAATACAAAATCAATCACATAAGATATTGAACACAACGTACCATAACACGAGACTGTAGATAACATGCACAAGCAAATAATTCACCACGCTAGGATCTCTAAGGCGAAGAGTTGACGCTGCATACCTCCAAGGGCGTGGCCCGGATGTGGGAGGCGAGCTTCTGCGTGCGATTGGAGAGCGGCTGAAAGGGGCGGGAGAGCACGCCGCCGTGCGCATTCGGCCTCCGCGCCGCGGCCGCGCCTCCGACGATCGAGAAGGCGGCGGATAGCCGGGCTGAACCATCATGGCTCTCGACGGCGTCGAGCCAGTCCAGGCCATCGCCCACTTCGGAGTCGGAGACATCTTCCGAGACGTCGGACTCGGACCACTCGTCCGCACGGTCGAGCTCGACGTGCACCATCTTCGACGACAGAATGCTCGACGTTCACCGAGATCTGTGCATTGATGCTCTTCGCGAGCCACCGCCCACGCGCAGAGTCGCCGCCGCTCCCCGCGCGCTGATCCGCTGCTCTTGCGGCCGCCCCGTTGTCGTGCCGTCGCGCCGTTGCCTTCTCTTGCTCGCTTGTGCCTGCGCTGTGGGCGGTGTGGCGGCTGGGATGGGGGGATGAGATTTCTTAGTTAGGGTTCGATTTGTGGCTAGGGCCGTGCCTGGCGTGATGCATACCCGGCACGGCACGTGGCTAAACGCACGCCTTGGCCAGGCCCgcgtttattttatttattttatttcacatctatatttatctttatctttatctttatctaacTAATTAATTTATTATCTTTATCTTTATACCTTATATTTATTATTTATTaattaataataaagcaaattgggtttctttcgtccgtcatgccaTTTTTcaaaaaagtccctctatttcagataattcaacccgcagtcctgttttaagttaaaacgaatcattattttcatattttacacaaaagtccctattttttcttgaaatcaacccgccttCCGGATTTGAGTCACacacgaaccgttattttacatttttcgaacccccctgatgttttaggtaattcatccgtggatcatatttaagtcaaacaaatgctttttaaaatcatccatatcttttaaatcgtaactccgatttgaacatgttatatatgaaatttgattagaaaaatatgtagaatacgaatatgagattatttttaccttttAAGTa from Triticum dicoccoides isolate Atlit2015 ecotype Zavitan unplaced genomic scaffold, WEW_v2.0 scaffold130525, whole genome shotgun sequence encodes the following:
- the LOC119343512 gene encoding uncharacterized protein LOC119343512; this encodes MVHVELDRADEWSESDVSEDVSDSEVGDGLDWLDAVESHDGSARLSAAFSIVGGAAAARRPNAHGGVLSRPFQPLSNRTQKLASHIRATPLEEWEGRMNVGMSNSVTTAIRDSIRDTSIGKIRNHEKADRATVEQVFTCSLLSDIYSVLCLLERNMSACTCNLA